From one Paroceanicella profunda genomic stretch:
- a CDS encoding multicopper oxidase domain-containing protein produces MPGGAVDPYSAHDSGMAHGNMTMVGQVDHARNGFDPTAMLTDWETGRTEVLPDGRTLRTFEVDAIDMEIEIAPGVFFPAWTFDGRVPGPALRAKEGERLRIVFRNLGSHPHSMHFHGIHSARMDGVQGAGLIDPGEEFVYEFDAKPFGCHLYHCHALPLKRHMHKGMYGLFVVDPDPARHPEFAAVAASRVLGSPENAEWQELAMVMNGFDTNFDGENEVYAVNTVGQAYMNAPIRIDKSRPVRIDLMNATEFDPINSFHLHGNFFDYYDTGTQLTPTLRTVDVIMQCQAQRGILEFSFADHEDGMYMFHAHQAEFTELGWMGFFDVREAGA; encoded by the coding sequence ATGCCCGGCGGGGCGGTCGATCCGTATTCGGCCCATGACAGTGGCATGGCGCATGGTAACATGACGATGGTCGGCCAGGTCGACCACGCCCGGAACGGGTTCGACCCGACGGCCATGCTGACCGACTGGGAGACCGGTCGCACAGAAGTTCTGCCGGATGGGCGCACGTTGCGAACGTTCGAGGTGGACGCCATCGACATGGAAATCGAGATCGCTCCCGGCGTGTTCTTCCCCGCCTGGACGTTCGATGGCCGCGTTCCCGGCCCCGCCCTGCGAGCGAAGGAGGGCGAACGGCTACGGATCGTCTTTCGCAACCTTGGTTCACATCCCCATTCCATGCACTTTCACGGCATTCATTCAGCGCGCATGGACGGTGTTCAAGGCGCCGGGCTGATCGATCCGGGCGAGGAGTTCGTTTACGAATTCGATGCCAAGCCCTTCGGCTGCCACCTCTACCATTGCCATGCCCTGCCACTGAAACGGCACATGCACAAGGGCATGTACGGCCTTTTCGTGGTCGATCCGGATCCGGCGCGCCACCCCGAATTTGCGGCCGTTGCGGCGTCGCGTGTGCTGGGCAGCCCGGAAAACGCCGAATGGCAGGAACTGGCGATGGTGATGAACGGCTTTGACACCAATTTCGATGGTGAGAACGAGGTCTATGCCGTAAACACGGTCGGCCAAGCTTACATGAACGCGCCGATCCGGATCGACAAGTCGCGCCCGGTGCGCATCGACCTCATGAACGCGACCGAGTTCGATCCGATCAACTCGTTCCACCTGCATGGGAATTTCTTCGACTATTACGACACCGGCACCCAGCTCACGCCGACCCTGCGCACGGTCGATGTGATCATGCAGTGTCAGGCGCAGCGCGGCATCCTCGAGTTCAGCTTCGCCGATCACGAGGACGGGATGTATATGTTCCATGCGCACCAGGCCGAGTTCACCGAACTTGGCTGGATGGGCTTTTTCGACGTGCGAGAGGCCGGAGCATGA
- the mntR gene encoding manganese-binding transcriptional regulator MntR, which produces MIDDENLESTEAEARAVESRAEAFIGVREARRSEVAEDYVELIAELIHENGEARPVDISARMGVTAPTVAKTLGRLARDGLITRAKYRSVFLTEEGRALAKECRHRHEIVLRFLLSLGLDPETAERDAEGIEHHVSERTLALFAAFAQRS; this is translated from the coding sequence ATGATTGATGATGAGAACCTTGAATCAACCGAGGCAGAGGCACGTGCGGTCGAATCCCGCGCCGAGGCCTTCATCGGTGTGCGCGAGGCGCGGCGCAGCGAGGTGGCGGAAGACTATGTCGAATTGATCGCTGAGTTGATCCACGAGAACGGCGAAGCCCGACCGGTCGATATTTCGGCCCGGATGGGCGTGACCGCGCCGACGGTCGCCAAAACCCTTGGCCGTCTGGCGCGGGACGGCCTGATCACTCGCGCGAAATACCGTTCGGTCTTTCTGACCGAGGAAGGCCGGGCGCTTGCCAAGGAATGCAGGCACCGCCACGAGATCGTCTTGCGCTTTCTCCTGAGCCTCGGGCTAGACCCCGAGACGGCTGAACGCGATGCCGAAGGGATCGAGCATCATGTGAGCGAGCGCACGCTTGCCCTGTTCGCGGCGTTTGCCCAGCGGTCATAG
- a CDS encoding multicopper oxidase family protein — translation MSYQISSRFSRRSFLATSLAGFGAAAFGKPLRAEPQIRSFSLRPAPGQARLVPEPYPATPVWGFNGQVPGPELRVRQGDRLRIVVTNGLDEETTVHWHGLRLPNAMDGVPHLTQKPIAPGETFTYEFDAIDAGTFWYHPHQRSFEQVGRGLAGPLIIDESNPPRVDRDVTWLLDDWRLTRDAAIADDFGAAMDMSHAGRLGNTVTINGRVPDVFVVRQGERIRLRLINAANARIFALDFGDLSARIIALDGQPITPHAAPDGVVVLGPAMRADIMLDCPADPGTTLQIVDRAYRDNEFNLLDVVFDETPLRATPPEWEIALPANPLIEPDLNAARRHEILFTGGMMGAMVERQMGPSQSGSMMGGMMGGVVGGGMWFVNGVAAEGHMLDPFLTLERDASHILQMTNATAFDHPIHLHGHSFRVISRDGVPTEFREWQDTVLIAPREQVEIALVADNPGDWMFHCHILEHQAAGMMGVIRVA, via the coding sequence ATGTCCTACCAAATCAGTTCCCGTTTCAGTCGCCGATCTTTTCTTGCAACATCCTTGGCGGGTTTCGGCGCCGCGGCTTTCGGAAAGCCTCTGCGCGCCGAGCCGCAAATCCGCAGCTTTTCGCTGCGCCCCGCGCCGGGACAGGCAAGGCTGGTCCCAGAACCTTATCCCGCAACCCCCGTTTGGGGCTTCAACGGTCAGGTTCCCGGCCCGGAGCTACGGGTTCGGCAAGGCGATCGGCTGCGCATCGTCGTCACAAACGGTCTGGACGAGGAAACCACCGTCCATTGGCACGGACTTCGTCTGCCGAACGCGATGGACGGGGTTCCACACCTGACGCAGAAGCCGATCGCACCCGGAGAAACCTTCACCTACGAGTTCGACGCGATCGATGCCGGGACCTTTTGGTATCACCCCCACCAGCGCAGTTTCGAGCAGGTCGGACGTGGGCTGGCCGGACCACTCATCATCGACGAATCCAACCCGCCGCGGGTCGACCGCGATGTCACCTGGCTGCTTGACGACTGGCGGCTGACGCGGGACGCGGCGATTGCGGATGACTTCGGCGCAGCCATGGACATGAGCCATGCGGGCCGTCTGGGCAATACTGTCACGATAAATGGGCGTGTTCCCGATGTCTTCGTGGTGCGGCAAGGCGAACGCATCCGGTTGCGGCTGATCAATGCCGCCAACGCCCGCATCTTCGCGCTCGACTTCGGCGACCTTTCCGCGCGCATCATTGCGCTCGACGGCCAGCCGATCACCCCGCACGCCGCGCCTGACGGTGTCGTGGTTCTGGGCCCGGCGATGCGTGCCGACATAATGCTCGATTGCCCTGCCGACCCGGGAACCACGCTTCAAATCGTCGACCGCGCCTATCGCGATAATGAATTTAACCTGCTGGATGTCGTCTTTGACGAAACGCCCCTGCGTGCCACGCCGCCGGAATGGGAAATTGCCCTTCCAGCCAATCCACTGATCGAACCTGATCTGAACGCAGCCCGTCGTCACGAAATCCTGTTCACCGGGGGCATGATGGGCGCCATGGTCGAGCGCCAGATGGGCCCGAGCCAGTCCGGCAGCATGATGGGCGGAATGATGGGTGGCGTTGTGGGTGGCGGCATGTGGTTCGTCAATGGCGTCGCGGCCGAAGGGCACATGCTCGATCCCTTCCTGACATTGGAGCGCGACGCGAGCCATATCCTCCAAATGACGAACGCCACTGCCTTCGACCATCCGATCCACCTGCACGGCCACTCCTTCCGCGTCATCAGCCGCGATGGCGTGCCGACCGAATTCCGTGAATGGCAGGACACCGTGCTGATCGCGCCGCGCGAGCAGGTCGAAATCGCCCTGGTCGCCGACAATCCCGGAGACTGGATGTTCCATTGCCACATCCTTGAGCACCAGGCGGCCGGGATGATGGGCGTGATCCGCGTCGCATGA
- a CDS encoding WD40/YVTN/BNR-like repeat-containing protein, producing MKSIEIGCRPNRRKVLTAALSIGVASMLPGFALAASDGDPAALAFDGDTILLARGGLFVSDDDGRTWTAAETPGNVLSLATHRDRPGRVVAGLAVGGVSTSEDGGASWRVSDAGLPDGEINAVAIASRNSDMIYASVRGDGLWKSEDAGATWSLAMDRPWLDDAEREPLALASVELETGMGGIWIYAGTEVGLARVPDCFCRWQDVQPGNAMDALVAGEAPPSEAPLPGGQPILSLASAPSAPEVMYAALRSGLWASQDGGVIWQKRASKAATAVAVHPRDETYIAALLGGILKFSRDGGATWIETGEL from the coding sequence TTGAAGTCGATTGAGATTGGATGTCGGCCAAACCGGCGCAAGGTACTCACCGCGGCACTCAGTATCGGCGTCGCTTCGATGTTGCCGGGGTTCGCACTCGCGGCGAGCGATGGTGATCCAGCGGCACTTGCCTTTGATGGCGATACCATTCTGCTGGCGAGAGGAGGGCTGTTCGTCAGTGACGATGACGGCCGGACTTGGACCGCGGCAGAGACACCGGGGAACGTGCTGTCGCTGGCGACCCATCGCGACCGGCCTGGCCGTGTGGTTGCGGGGCTCGCCGTGGGCGGTGTCAGCACTTCCGAAGATGGGGGCGCTTCGTGGCGCGTCAGCGACGCTGGGCTGCCTGACGGAGAGATCAATGCCGTTGCCATCGCCTCGCGGAACTCGGACATGATCTATGCCTCGGTTCGCGGCGACGGATTGTGGAAGAGCGAGGACGCCGGCGCAACCTGGTCGCTCGCCATGGACCGCCCCTGGCTCGACGACGCAGAGCGCGAACCTCTTGCTCTGGCTTCGGTCGAGCTTGAAACCGGCATGGGCGGGATCTGGATCTATGCGGGCACCGAGGTTGGCCTTGCGCGGGTGCCCGATTGCTTTTGTCGCTGGCAGGACGTGCAGCCAGGCAACGCGATGGACGCATTGGTTGCGGGTGAAGCCCCACCGTCCGAAGCGCCATTGCCAGGCGGTCAACCGATCCTGTCGCTGGCCAGTGCCCCCTCGGCGCCGGAAGTGATGTATGCCGCTCTGCGTTCGGGCCTCTGGGCATCGCAGGACGGCGGAGTCATCTGGCAAAAGCGGGCCAGCAAAGCTGCGACCGCTGTTGCGGTTCATCCAAGAGACGAGACCTACATCGCTGCCCTGTTGGGCGGCATCTTGAAATTCAGCCGTGACGGCGGCGCAACCTGGATCGAAACAGGAGAACTATGA